GAATGTCAACGACTGTCGTAAACGTCTTGCCAGACGGTAATCCGATCGCGACATTTTTTGTTTTAATGCCGCTTTGTCCGACAGCGGTCATAATGACTTCGCCAAGTTGGCGGCGCGCCTCTGGCGAATCACTCGCGGTCACCTTGCGGTCAACAGGCACATAGCCGTGCGCCACAAGATTCCAACTATTCTGGCCAGCTGCAGATAACTGCAATACGCGCACTGCGTTGGTACCGATATCCAGTGCAAAAAAATCGCCCAGCCCTTTTTGAAATTTCATATGGCTCTATTATGCATAAGTTTTTCGAAAAACACAAGCATTTCACCAGTTTTCTCCTGTGCGGTATACTAGATAATATGAGTCTATCAATTGGAATTGTTGGCTTGCCTAATGTCGGCAAGTCTACGCTATTTAATGCTTTAACAAACAATGATATTTTAGCGGCAAATTATCCATTCGCTACGATTGAACCGAATACTGGCGTCGTGCCTGTCCCAGACAAACGACTGGAGACGCTCGCGACGATGTATCATGCCGAAAAAATAGTTCCCGCAACTGTAACGTTCGTCGACATTGCAGGACTCGTCGCAGGCGCAGCAAACGGCGAAGGTTTAGGAAATAAATTTCTCGCAAATATACGAAACTGCGACGCAATTGTGCATATTGTACGCGCATTTGCGCACGGCGATATTGTTCATGTAGAAAATAGCGTCAATCCAAAGCGCGATATTGAAACGATCAATACCGAGCTTATTCTCGCCGATATTCAAACGCTTGAAACGCGGTTGGCGCGCCTCGCAAAAGAAGCAAAAGCAAACCCTCAAGCGCTCGCTACGCATGAACGCCTTCAGACGATTATGGCGCAGCTGCAGAACAGCACACCAATCAACGAAATGGCCGCCGTTGCTACCGACGATATCGCCGATCTTCATCTACTCACCGCCAAGCCAGTTATTTATGTATTCAATGTGAATGAGGAAACGTTATCAGACGATGCGACCAAGCAAGAATTACGCGCGCTCGTGCCGCATGCACGCAGCTTATTTATTTGTGCGAAGCTTGAGGACGAGCTCAAAGGGCTCAACGAAAGCGATGCGCTTGAACTATTGCAAAGTTATGATGTGCCGGAAACGGGATTGACGCAAATGATTCACGCCGCCTATGATATCCTCGGATTACAAAGCTATCTAACTGCTGGACCGAAAGAAGTGCGCGCCTGGACAATTCATCAAGGATGGACTGCACCGCAAGCTGCTGGCGTTATCCACAGCGATTTTGAGCGCGGATTTATCGCCGCACAAATCGTTAGCTATCACGACCTTGTAGCCGCTGGCTCAGAAGCAGCCGCACGCGCCGCCGGCAAAATCCGCACCGAAGGTAAAGATTACGTCATGCAGCCCGACGATGTCGTTGAATTTCGATTCAATGTTTCGCCCACCCCATTTAACACCTAGCCTTATATGATTTTCAATTAGCTACTCATATAACATCCGGCATAGAGGCGACATATTTTTTAACTTCTTCTTCATCAAGACCATCTTGCACTAATCCATCAACACCAAATATATCAATCTCCCAATCCGGCATAGATTGAAGTACACGCCTAGATACTTCAGTGCGATCACCGCCAAGGTCTATGAGTTTATTAATTAAATCTTTGCCGTATATCTCATAACCATCCAGCGTTGGCATTTCGTACGAGATTATATCGCGCGCAATCACGTTTTTCATTTCATCGTCGCATGATAAACTATTCACGGCATTTTTCAAACTGTCAGCCCATTGTTCAATGTTACTGTAGCTATCATCATAGCGCCTTACCAAAATATCACTGCTAGCCCGCATGGCACCTAATAATCCATAAATATATTCTCTATTAGCACCTTTTTGCACTAATTTGTCCATCGCAACTCTGTAGGTAGTTTTAGTTTCTTCTTTTTCATAACATCTAATACTATCAGCTAGTTTAATGATACTCACTCCTGCCGAAAATAGCTTATCTACATTCTTCACGATTTCTTCATTATTTAAATGTTCTACAATCTCGTTAATATCATTCGCAGTTACAGACGGATCGTCTAACACTAAATCTAGATCGTCATCAAGGCTTCTATCTTGCAGCAATTCTTCAATACGCGGATCTTCGTGATGCCCAAAACCTTTGATCTCTCCGCTAAAGCGCAAAAATATAATATCATCCGCCGTTAACTCACCACCACCCTTTACTCGCT
This portion of the TM7 phylum sp. oral taxon 349 genome encodes:
- the ychF gene encoding redox-regulated ATPase YchF; translation: MSLSIGIVGLPNVGKSTLFNALTNNDILAANYPFATIEPNTGVVPVPDKRLETLATMYHAEKIVPATVTFVDIAGLVAGAANGEGLGNKFLANIRNCDAIVHIVRAFAHGDIVHVENSVNPKRDIETINTELILADIQTLETRLARLAKEAKANPQALATHERLQTIMAQLQNSTPINEMAAVATDDIADLHLLTAKPVIYVFNVNEETLSDDATKQELRALVPHARSLFICAKLEDELKGLNESDALELLQSYDVPETGLTQMIHAAYDILGLQSYLTAGPKEVRAWTIHQGWTAPQAAGVIHSDFERGFIAAQIVSYHDLVAAGSEAAARAAGKIRTEGKDYVMQPDDVVEFRFNVSPTPFNT